Proteins encoded within one genomic window of Solibaculum mannosilyticum:
- a CDS encoding PolC-type DNA polymerase III → MNEKSVWAVFGEYIQDETLLTQIGDGQVNHLQYEEFNKSMEIDIGFPCFVVHTDLFAAENQIAKGLGLSEVRIRPHYPKECLTPDCIPSLVEHVRRDNAGVNGTLDGATYRLEDGTLTIELTHGGLWVLESTRSDEMLQKLIAEQFGLFVKLEFTGVTETKEVIPAPQTDDWIPPAAQMGNGVPYPDEAPPEENVPPEEVPFDLEGPVPAPPSAPVEQAPRRPRKRTAQSAPVGDMPYDPASAQVIMGKAIRDLPTRLRDIPPEQGNYTVWGEVFGLESRESKDGNTLILSFNITDLSGSISVKVIQRKKKAADLSSLKNGNSVLVYGEYSFDKYDREYSMRASSISTVKAVGREDRADIKRVELHMHTTMSSMDGMTPAGKLIKQAAKWGHKAVAITDHGVVQAYPEAMNACRDICKDGTDFKVIYGIEAYYVNDMVPAVTGRQETPFDGEFIVFDLETTGLSASAERITEIGAVRVKGGEVLENFNIFVNPQKPIPPKITELTGITDEMVADAPLEKEAMEMFCAFCGDAPLVAHNATFDVSFCAAAAKRCGIPFDVTYIDTVPMARSLFPQLKNHKLDTVAKHLKLDPFNHHRACDDAAVLAQIFVRMLKLVEETTEIKDISHINTALAGGNPLKLRPYHMIILAKDYVGLKNLYKLVSLSNLQYYHKKPRIPRSELIKYREGLLVGSACEAGELYDAVRSGRPFNQLLDIASFYDYLEIQPLANNEFMIRQGTVADEEGLKEHNRTIVKLAERLGKLCVATCDVHFLNPEDEVFRRILMAGQGFQDADNQPPLYLRTTEEMLKEFEYLGKQKAYEVVVENTNKIADMIENIQPIPDGTFPPSIEGSEQQLQDICWARAKEVYGDPLPDIVKDRLERELDSIIKHGFSVMYITAQKLVADSVAHGYLVGSRGSVGSSFTAIMAGISEVNPLSPHYVCPKCKHSEFFTDGSVGSGFDLPEKDCPVCGTPYNRDGHEIPFETFLGFKGDKSPDIDLNFSGEYQPFAHKYTEELFGRENVFKAGTISTVASKTAYGYVKKYAEERGMILHRAEEQRLIEGCTGIKRTTGQHPGGMVVVPRSHVVEDFTPVQHPADDPKSDVITTHFDFHAIHDTILKLDILGHDVPTIYKYLEENTGIPVMDVSMSDPDVMRLFTSPEPLGVTPEDIDCQTGTLSLPEMGTNFVRQMLIDSQPKTFADLLQISGLSHGTDVWLGNAQELIKNGTCTISQVIGTRDSIMTYLMHRGLDPSMAFKIMEIVRKGKATKLLTEEHFNAMKEHDVPQWYVDSCMKIKYMFPKAHAAAYVIAALRLGWYKVHRPVEYYAAYFTVRGGDFDAEAAVSGKAMVRRRMDEIKAKGKEATAKEQDLFSNLQIVQEILARGIQFLPVHLYKSDAKRYLVEDGNIRLPFGSLKGIGGAAADALQEARDSVTSFISVEDLQQKAGVSKSVIETLSSFHALDGLPETSQMTLFG, encoded by the coding sequence ATGAATGAAAAAAGCGTTTGGGCCGTTTTTGGCGAATACATCCAGGATGAGACCTTGCTGACCCAGATAGGGGACGGCCAGGTCAATCATCTGCAATACGAGGAATTTAACAAGAGCATGGAAATCGACATCGGGTTTCCATGCTTTGTCGTACATACCGATCTCTTTGCCGCAGAGAATCAGATTGCAAAAGGGTTGGGGCTTTCCGAAGTGCGTATCCGTCCCCATTATCCCAAAGAGTGTCTGACGCCCGATTGTATCCCAAGCTTGGTGGAGCATGTGCGGCGGGACAATGCCGGCGTCAACGGCACGTTGGACGGAGCAACATATCGCCTGGAGGACGGGACCCTGACCATCGAATTGACCCATGGAGGTCTGTGGGTGCTGGAATCCACCCGAAGCGATGAGATGCTGCAAAAGCTGATTGCCGAACAATTCGGCCTTTTTGTCAAGCTGGAGTTCACCGGCGTCACCGAGACGAAGGAGGTCATCCCAGCGCCTCAGACCGACGACTGGATTCCTCCAGCCGCCCAGATGGGAAATGGAGTCCCATACCCGGACGAAGCGCCGCCGGAAGAAAACGTCCCGCCGGAAGAGGTTCCCTTTGATTTGGAGGGACCTGTCCCGGCGCCGCCGTCGGCCCCGGTGGAACAAGCGCCAAGGAGGCCGCGCAAAAGGACGGCGCAGTCGGCGCCTGTAGGGGACATGCCCTACGATCCTGCTTCCGCCCAGGTGATCATGGGTAAGGCCATCCGGGATTTGCCCACTCGCCTCAGGGATATCCCTCCCGAACAGGGAAATTATACCGTTTGGGGAGAGGTATTTGGGCTGGAAAGCCGGGAATCCAAGGACGGAAATACCCTGATTCTCAGCTTTAATATCACCGATCTTTCCGGCTCCATCTCGGTCAAAGTCATCCAGCGCAAGAAGAAGGCGGCCGATCTTTCCTCCCTGAAAAACGGAAACAGCGTATTGGTGTATGGAGAATACAGTTTTGACAAATACGACCGGGAATACAGTATGCGCGCCTCCTCTATCTCGACGGTCAAGGCGGTGGGACGGGAGGATCGCGCCGATATAAAACGTGTGGAGCTACATATGCATACCACCATGTCGTCTATGGACGGCATGACTCCCGCCGGCAAGCTCATCAAACAGGCGGCTAAATGGGGACATAAAGCCGTGGCCATCACCGATCACGGCGTGGTGCAGGCCTATCCCGAAGCCATGAACGCCTGCCGCGACATCTGCAAAGACGGCACAGACTTTAAAGTCATCTACGGCATCGAGGCCTATTATGTCAACGACATGGTACCGGCCGTCACAGGGAGGCAGGAGACGCCTTTTGATGGGGAATTTATTGTCTTTGACTTGGAGACCACGGGCTTAAGCGCATCGGCGGAACGCATCACGGAAATCGGCGCCGTCCGCGTCAAGGGCGGAGAGGTGCTCGAGAATTTTAACATCTTTGTCAATCCCCAAAAGCCCATCCCGCCTAAAATCACCGAACTAACCGGCATCACCGATGAGATGGTTGCCGATGCGCCTCTGGAAAAGGAGGCTATGGAGATGTTCTGTGCATTTTGTGGCGACGCTCCTTTGGTGGCCCACAATGCAACCTTTGACGTCTCTTTCTGTGCTGCTGCGGCCAAGCGATGCGGCATCCCCTTTGACGTGACCTACATCGATACCGTACCCATGGCGCGCAGCCTGTTCCCTCAGCTCAAAAATCACAAGCTGGACACCGTGGCAAAGCACCTGAAGCTGGATCCCTTCAATCATCACCGGGCCTGCGACGATGCGGCGGTGCTGGCACAAATCTTTGTGAGGATGCTCAAATTGGTGGAGGAAACCACTGAAATCAAGGATATTTCCCACATCAATACCGCCTTGGCGGGAGGCAACCCCCTCAAGCTGAGGCCGTATCATATGATTATCCTGGCCAAAGACTATGTAGGCCTTAAGAATCTTTATAAATTGGTGTCTTTGTCCAACCTGCAATACTACCACAAAAAGCCACGCATTCCCCGCAGCGAGCTCATCAAATATAGAGAGGGCTTGCTGGTGGGAAGCGCCTGTGAGGCGGGGGAACTGTACGACGCCGTCCGTTCGGGACGTCCCTTTAACCAGCTGTTGGATATCGCCAGCTTTTACGATTATCTGGAGATCCAACCCCTTGCCAACAATGAGTTCATGATCCGGCAGGGTACGGTAGCCGATGAAGAGGGGCTCAAGGAGCACAACCGTACCATTGTCAAATTGGCCGAACGGTTGGGAAAACTCTGCGTCGCCACCTGTGACGTCCACTTCCTGAACCCGGAGGACGAGGTGTTCCGCCGCATCCTCATGGCGGGACAAGGCTTCCAGGATGCTGACAATCAGCCGCCCCTGTACCTGCGCACCACCGAGGAGATGCTCAAGGAATTTGAGTATCTTGGGAAACAAAAGGCCTATGAAGTGGTGGTGGAGAACACCAATAAAATTGCCGACATGATTGAGAACATTCAGCCCATCCCGGACGGAACCTTCCCACCTTCCATCGAAGGATCGGAGCAACAGCTTCAGGACATCTGCTGGGCCAGGGCCAAGGAAGTGTACGGCGATCCTCTGCCCGACATTGTCAAGGATCGTTTGGAACGAGAGCTGGATTCCATCATCAAACACGGTTTCTCGGTCATGTACATCACCGCCCAAAAGCTGGTGGCCGATTCGGTGGCCCACGGATATTTGGTGGGCTCCCGTGGATCGGTTGGCTCCTCCTTTACCGCCATCATGGCGGGCATCTCGGAAGTCAATCCTCTGTCGCCCCATTATGTGTGTCCCAAATGCAAACACAGCGAATTTTTTACCGATGGGAGCGTCGGTTCCGGCTTTGATCTGCCGGAGAAGGATTGTCCCGTGTGCGGAACCCCCTACAATCGGGACGGCCATGAAATCCCCTTTGAAACCTTCTTGGGATTCAAAGGAGATAAATCCCCCGATATCGACCTTAACTTTTCGGGCGAATACCAGCCCTTTGCCCATAAGTATACCGAAGAATTGTTCGGCCGGGAAAACGTGTTCAAAGCCGGAACCATCTCCACCGTCGCCTCCAAGACGGCCTATGGATACGTCAAAAAATACGCCGAGGAGCGGGGGATGATTCTGCACAGGGCCGAGGAACAGCGTCTCATCGAGGGCTGTACCGGCATCAAGCGCACCACCGGCCAGCATCCCGGCGGCATGGTGGTCGTGCCCCGCAGCCATGTGGTGGAGGACTTTACCCCTGTGCAGCATCCGGCCGACGATCCAAAGTCGGACGTCATTACCACCCACTTCGACTTCCACGCCATCCACGACACCATCCTGAAGCTGGATATTCTGGGGCACGATGTTCCCACTATTTATAAGTATCTGGAGGAGAATACCGGTATCCCGGTGATGGATGTATCCATGAGCGATCCGGACGTCATGCGTCTGTTTACCTCGCCGGAACCGCTGGGCGTCACTCCGGAGGACATCGACTGCCAGACGGGAACCCTGTCCCTGCCGGAGATGGGCACCAATTTCGTACGCCAGATGCTCATCGACTCCCAGCCCAAGACCTTCGCCGACCTGTTGCAGATTTCGGGATTATCCCACGGCACCGATGTGTGGCTGGGCAACGCTCAAGAGCTCATCAAAAACGGTACCTGTACCATTTCACAGGTTATCGGTACCCGTGACAGCATCATGACCTATCTAATGCACCGTGGCTTGGATCCCAGCATGGCCTTTAAGATCATGGAGATCGTCCGAAAGGGCAAAGCCACTAAACTGCTCACCGAGGAACATTTTAACGCCATGAAGGAGCACGATGTGCCCCAATGGTATGTGGATTCCTGCATGAAGATCAAGTATATGTTCCCCAAAGCCCACGCAGCCGCCTACGTCATTGCGGCGCTGCGGTTGGGATGGTACAAGGTGCACCGTCCGGTGGAATATTACGCCGCTTACTTTACTGTCCGAGGCGGGGACTTTGACGCCGAAGCAGCCGTCAGTGGCAAGGCCATGGTGCGGCGCCGCATGGACGAAATTAAGGCAAAGGGCAAGGAGGCCACCGCCAAGGAACAGGATCTCTTTTCCAACTTGCAGATTGTACAGGAGATTTTGGCCCGCGGCATTCAGTTTTTGCCGGTGCATCTTTATAAATCCGACGCCAAGCGGTATCTGGTGGAGGACGGCAACATCCGCCTTCCCTTTGGATCCCTCAAGGGAATCGGCGGCGCGGCGGCCGACGCCCTACAAGAGGCCAGGGACAGCGTGACTTCCTTTATCTCGGTGGAGGACTTGCAGCAAAAAGCCGGCGTCAGCAAATCGGTTATCGAGACGCTCAGTTCCTTCCACGCCCTGGATGGACTCCCTGAAACCAGCCAGATGACGCTGTTTGGTTGA
- the hisG gene encoding ATP phosphoribosyltransferase: protein MRPLRIALTKGRLEKDTVKMFQRMGMDCTALIDKGRKLILPVGDGRLEAVLSKAPDVITYVQHGVCDFGVVGKDVIIEHPGSFYEVMDLGFGKCRFALAGPKGKPFYGGYQSKTIATKYPNVARTFFESKGMDVNIIKIEGSVELAPLLGLADAIVDIVETGSTLRENGLEVIEDIIPVSARLIVNVASMKLRKQEIENLLGKMEQAKEESR from the coding sequence ATGAGGCCGCTTCGCATTGCCCTGACCAAAGGGCGTTTGGAAAAAGACACCGTCAAGATGTTCCAAAGGATGGGGATGGACTGCACCGCCCTCATCGACAAGGGACGCAAGCTCATTCTCCCAGTGGGGGACGGCCGTTTGGAAGCGGTGCTCAGCAAAGCCCCCGACGTCATCACCTATGTGCAGCACGGCGTGTGCGATTTCGGCGTGGTAGGCAAGGACGTCATCATCGAACATCCCGGCAGTTTTTACGAGGTCATGGATTTGGGATTCGGCAAATGTCGGTTTGCATTGGCTGGCCCCAAGGGAAAGCCGTTCTACGGGGGATACCAGTCCAAGACCATCGCCACCAAGTACCCCAACGTAGCCCGGACATTTTTTGAGTCCAAGGGCATGGACGTCAACATCATCAAAATCGAAGGCTCGGTGGAACTGGCCCCTTTGTTGGGCCTGGCCGACGCCATTGTGGATATTGTAGAAACCGGTTCCACGTTACGGGAAAACGGTCTGGAAGTCATTGAGGATATCATACCGGTATCGGCCAGGCTCATCGTCAATGTGGCCAGCATGAAATTGCGCAAACAGGAGATTGAGAACCTTCTCGGAAAAATGGAACAGGCAAAGGAGGAAAGCAGATGA
- the hisD gene encoding histidinol dehydrogenase, which produces MIPMIKADGKSELELIAALKQRSGEVDQKVTAAVSDILEKVKAGGDEAVRDYTIRFDGKAPDTLEVPKEQIEESLTQCDAQFVDALKKAAVNIQDFHARQKQQSWLTTKEDGTILGQRIRGLKRVGIYVPGGTAAYPSSVLMNAIPAKIAGVEEIVMVTPPGKDGKPNPTIMAAAAVAGVDRVFLVGGAQAVAALAYGTQSIPKVDKIVGPGNIYVATAKRLLYGVVDIDMIAGPSEILIVADGTANPAYVAADLMSQAEHDTLASAILLTTSNRLAQETLLELAKQCKKLSRKDIIERSLQDYGTIIVCRSMDEAVEFANLLAPEHLEMCVENPMEYVGRMDNAGSVFLGHYSPEPLGDYFAGPNHVLPTSGTARFFSPLSVDSFVKKSSFIYYTREALERDYPDIVCLAEAEGLTAHAQSIRVRFEK; this is translated from the coding sequence ATGATCCCGATGATCAAAGCGGACGGCAAATCGGAACTGGAACTGATTGCCGCCCTTAAGCAGCGCAGCGGTGAAGTGGATCAGAAGGTGACGGCCGCTGTCAGCGATATTTTGGAAAAGGTAAAAGCCGGGGGCGACGAGGCTGTGCGGGACTATACCATCCGGTTCGACGGCAAGGCGCCGGACACCTTGGAAGTGCCCAAAGAACAGATTGAGGAATCCCTCACCCAATGCGACGCCCAGTTTGTGGACGCTCTCAAGAAAGCGGCTGTCAACATCCAGGATTTTCACGCCCGTCAGAAGCAGCAGAGCTGGCTGACCACCAAGGAGGACGGCACCATTTTGGGCCAGCGTATCCGCGGCCTCAAGCGGGTGGGTATCTACGTCCCGGGCGGGACGGCGGCCTATCCGTCATCGGTGCTGATGAACGCCATCCCCGCCAAGATTGCCGGTGTGGAGGAGATCGTCATGGTGACACCTCCCGGCAAGGATGGTAAACCCAATCCCACCATTATGGCGGCCGCAGCGGTGGCAGGGGTTGACCGGGTCTTTTTGGTGGGCGGAGCCCAGGCGGTGGCGGCCTTGGCCTACGGCACCCAGTCCATCCCAAAGGTGGACAAAATCGTCGGCCCGGGCAACATCTATGTGGCTACGGCAAAACGTCTGCTGTACGGCGTGGTGGACATCGATATGATCGCCGGTCCCAGTGAAATCCTCATTGTGGCCGATGGAACGGCCAATCCGGCTTATGTGGCGGCCGATCTGATGAGTCAGGCCGAGCACGATACGTTGGCGTCGGCCATTTTGCTGACCACATCCAACCGTCTGGCCCAGGAGACGCTCTTGGAACTGGCCAAACAGTGCAAAAAGCTCTCCCGCAAAGACATCATCGAGCGTTCGCTGCAAGATTACGGGACCATTATCGTCTGCCGCTCCATGGACGAAGCGGTGGAATTTGCCAATCTCCTGGCGCCGGAGCATCTGGAAATGTGTGTGGAAAATCCCATGGAATATGTAGGACGCATGGACAACGCCGGTTCGGTCTTTTTGGGGCACTACAGCCCGGAACCCTTGGGCGATTATTTTGCCGGGCCCAACCACGTGCTTCCCACCAGCGGTACGGCGCGGTTTTTCTCCCCGCTGTCGGTGGATAGCTTTGTGAAAAAATCCAGCTTTATCTATTACACCCGTGAAGCTCTGGAAAGGGACTATCCCGACATCGTGTGTTTAGCCGAAGCCGAGGGGTTGACCGCTCATGCACAGTCGATCCGCGTGCGGTTTGAGAAATAA
- a CDS encoding pyridoxal phosphate-dependent aminotransferase, producing MAYQLAAKVRDLVPYDPIEGQYRIRLDANESFLLPPPWLQQEMEDGIRKAMCNRYPDPKAEEVCRLFAQYYRIREELVTAGNGSDELIMLIAASFLEKGDKVVTVMPDFSMYAFYSSLSEVEVVEAPKREDLTINVDGLIQTIQRTGARALIFSNPCNPTSLGVEAQEVRRLIRSVQCLVVLDEAYMDFWDQSLLDEVEQYDNLLILRTCSKAFGMAALRLGFAVANPVLTRALHAVKSPYNVNSLTQGAGAAVLSHPDYLRECVGNILASRDDLYQKLKPMVDGWQNAGMAISCTNFVHIRTPHARHLFEGLKEEGIAVRLIAGGLRICAGTPEENREVARALKKLGGGIVV from the coding sequence ATGGCTTATCAACTTGCGGCCAAAGTGCGGGATCTGGTCCCCTACGATCCCATTGAAGGGCAGTACCGCATTCGTCTGGACGCCAATGAATCCTTTTTGTTGCCGCCGCCCTGGCTCCAGCAGGAGATGGAGGACGGTATCCGGAAAGCCATGTGCAACCGGTATCCCGATCCCAAAGCGGAAGAGGTCTGCCGTTTGTTCGCTCAGTATTACCGGATCCGTGAGGAGCTTGTGACGGCGGGCAACGGTTCGGACGAGCTCATCATGCTGATCGCCGCCTCCTTTTTGGAAAAGGGGGACAAGGTAGTCACCGTCATGCCCGACTTCTCCATGTACGCGTTTTACAGTTCCCTGTCGGAAGTGGAGGTGGTGGAGGCTCCCAAAAGGGAGGACCTGACCATCAACGTGGACGGTTTAATTCAAACGATCCAAAGAACCGGGGCCAGGGCCCTTATCTTCTCCAATCCCTGTAACCCCACATCTCTGGGAGTAGAGGCGCAGGAAGTCCGCCGGTTGATTCGGTCGGTGCAGTGCCTGGTGGTGCTGGACGAGGCCTATATGGATTTCTGGGATCAGTCCCTGCTAGACGAGGTGGAGCAGTACGATAACCTCCTCATCCTGCGCACTTGTTCCAAGGCGTTCGGGATGGCGGCGCTGCGTCTGGGATTTGCCGTGGCCAATCCGGTTTTGACCAGGGCGCTCCACGCGGTAAAATCGCCTTACAACGTCAATAGTCTAACCCAAGGGGCTGGAGCGGCCGTGCTTTCCCATCCGGATTATTTGCGGGAATGCGTAGGTAACATACTGGCGTCCCGGGATGATCTTTATCAAAAGTTAAAACCCATGGTAGACGGATGGCAAAATGCCGGTATGGCAATCTCCTGCACCAACTTTGTGCACATCCGCACGCCCCACGCAAGACACCTGTTTGAAGGGCTCAAGGAGGAGGGCATCGCCGTGCGCCTCATCGCCGGGGGACTTCGCATCTGCGCCGGAACGCCTGAGGAAAATAGGGAAGTAGCAAGAGCGCTTAAGAAGCTGGGAGGAGGAATAGTAGTATGA
- the gatC gene encoding Asp-tRNA(Asn)/Glu-tRNA(Gln) amidotransferase subunit GatC: MTITPEIVDYVAQLSRLELSEEEKKRAEKDLGDILSYMDKLSELDTDNVEPMSHTLPVSNVMREDVCRPSADREELLQNAPQQQDGCYQVPKAVE; the protein is encoded by the coding sequence ATGACCATTACCCCGGAAATTGTGGATTACGTGGCCCAGCTTTCCCGTCTGGAATTGTCAGAAGAGGAGAAGAAACGGGCGGAGAAGGATCTGGGTGATATCCTCTCCTATATGGACAAACTCAGTGAACTGGATACCGACAATGTAGAACCCATGTCGCACACACTGCCGGTGAGCAATGTGATGAGGGAAGACGTGTGCCGCCCCTCGGCCGACCGGGAGGAGCTGCTTCAAAATGCGCCTCAGCAGCAGGACGGTTGTTACCAGGTACCCAAGGCAGTGGAATAA
- the hisZ gene encoding ATP phosphoribosyltransferase regulatory subunit codes for MKRYAKITPEGNRDQLFEECEARNRTEGTLTKFFRGRGYHEVHTPTLEFYDVFASDSYGMPLESVYKLTDHKGRLMVLRPDCTAPIARMVATRLKDAPLPIRMYYRQEVYRVNPSMAGRSDQVAQTGVELIGASGKRADLEVIALAVESIQACGVQDFTLEIGHAGFFRELAANLGLDEEGRETVRSLIEVKNYAALNDILNQMEDSPSVQVMRALPRLFGGGEVFRQLEGICKDMTHGSIAYLKELYESLQSLGLEGRVLIDLGLVHQNDYYTGVIFRGYMKGYGDVVLSGGRYDNLMQEFGDPLPATGFGINVDSLVRAKLERQEYCPPKASDVLVHGLPGYEIKALRHLDDLVEQGLHGENSVFQGEQEAMEYAKQQGIGRVDIVGKDVRTVDVREGEAK; via the coding sequence GTGAAACGATACGCCAAGATCACCCCGGAGGGAAACCGGGACCAGTTGTTTGAGGAGTGCGAGGCCCGCAATCGGACCGAAGGCACCCTGACCAAATTTTTCCGGGGGCGGGGCTATCACGAAGTGCACACCCCGACGCTGGAATTTTACGATGTCTTTGCCAGCGATTCCTATGGCATGCCGCTGGAAAGCGTCTATAAATTGACCGATCACAAGGGCAGGCTGATGGTGCTGCGTCCCGACTGCACCGCTCCTATCGCCCGGATGGTGGCCACCCGTCTCAAGGACGCCCCGCTGCCCATCCGGATGTACTACCGGCAGGAGGTCTACCGGGTAAATCCCAGCATGGCCGGGCGCAGCGATCAGGTGGCCCAGACCGGTGTGGAACTCATCGGGGCATCGGGGAAACGGGCCGACTTGGAGGTCATTGCATTGGCGGTCGAAAGCATTCAGGCATGCGGCGTCCAGGATTTCACGTTGGAGATCGGCCACGCGGGATTTTTCCGGGAGTTGGCCGCCAACTTGGGGCTGGACGAGGAGGGAAGGGAAACCGTCCGTTCCCTCATTGAAGTCAAGAACTACGCCGCTCTCAACGATATCCTGAATCAGATGGAGGATAGTCCTTCGGTACAGGTCATGCGGGCCTTGCCCCGCTTGTTCGGCGGCGGGGAGGTCTTCCGCCAGTTGGAGGGCATCTGTAAGGACATGACCCATGGCTCCATCGCCTACCTCAAGGAGCTTTATGAGAGCTTGCAAAGCCTGGGCCTTGAGGGACGGGTGCTGATCGATTTGGGCCTGGTTCACCAAAACGACTACTACACCGGTGTCATTTTCCGGGGCTATATGAAGGGCTACGGCGACGTGGTGCTGTCGGGCGGACGCTACGACAATCTGATGCAGGAATTCGGCGATCCGCTGCCCGCCACAGGGTTTGGAATCAATGTAGACAGCCTGGTGCGGGCCAAGCTGGAGCGGCAGGAATACTGTCCGCCCAAAGCGTCCGACGTACTGGTACACGGCCTGCCGGGATACGAGATCAAAGCTCTCCGGCACTTGGATGATCTGGTGGAGCAGGGCTTGCACGGGGAAAACAGCGTGTTCCAAGGGGAGCAGGAAGCTATGGAGTATGCGAAACAACAGGGCATCGGCCGGGTGGACATTGTGGGAAAGGACGTCCGGACCGTGGATGTCAGAGAGGGGGAAGCAAAATGA
- the hisI gene encoding phosphoribosyl-AMP cyclohydrolase — protein sequence MSLDLDRFFRKGELIPAIVQEASTGQVLMLAYMNKESLQKTLETGYTWFYSRSRQELWNKGATSGHVQKVLKLMADCDDDTLLVTVEQTGPACHTGSHSCFFKPIPLQTPKEDTL from the coding sequence ATGAGTTTGGATTTGGATCGTTTTTTTCGGAAGGGAGAACTCATCCCTGCCATCGTGCAGGAGGCGTCCACTGGACAAGTACTGATGCTTGCCTATATGAACAAAGAGTCCCTGCAAAAGACGCTGGAAACCGGATACACTTGGTTTTACAGTCGGTCTAGGCAGGAACTTTGGAATAAGGGAGCCACGTCAGGGCACGTGCAGAAGGTGCTGAAACTAATGGCCGACTGCGACGACGATACCCTGCTTGTGACGGTGGAACAGACAGGTCCTGCCTGCCATACCGGTTCCCACTCCTGCTTTTTCAAACCCATCCCGCTGCAAACGCCAAAGGAGGACACTTTATGA
- the hisA gene encoding 1-(5-phosphoribosyl)-5-[(5-phosphoribosylamino)methylideneamino]imidazole-4-carboxamide isomerase produces MIILPAIDIRGGQCVRLYKGDFSTAHKVADDPMETAHRFHKAGAKWLHMVDLDGAKEGSPKNRDLFLQIAEKSGMKVELGGGIRDMETVEFYLTHGISRVILGSAAIRDPDFVKKAAKKWGKHIAVGIDARNEMVAAQGWVQTSDVHYIDLARQMEQAGVQCIIFTDISRDGTLSGPNLEQLSALNEAVSCDIIASGGIRDIDDIRQLKAMNLYGTICGKSLYEGTLDLGKAAKEAKA; encoded by the coding sequence ATGATTATTTTACCGGCGATTGATATTCGCGGCGGCCAATGCGTCCGCTTGTATAAAGGAGATTTTTCCACAGCCCATAAGGTGGCCGACGATCCCATGGAAACGGCTCATCGGTTCCACAAAGCGGGAGCTAAGTGGCTGCATATGGTGGATCTGGACGGCGCCAAGGAAGGTTCGCCGAAAAACCGTGATCTCTTCCTCCAAATCGCGGAGAAAAGCGGTATGAAAGTGGAATTGGGCGGCGGTATCCGGGATATGGAGACGGTGGAATTCTATCTGACCCATGGGATTTCCCGGGTCATCTTAGGATCGGCCGCCATCCGGGATCCGGATTTTGTCAAGAAGGCGGCCAAAAAGTGGGGGAAGCACATCGCCGTCGGCATCGACGCCCGCAACGAAATGGTGGCAGCCCAAGGATGGGTGCAGACTTCGGATGTGCATTACATCGACCTTGCCCGTCAGATGGAACAGGCCGGCGTGCAATGCATTATTTTTACCGATATCTCCCGGGACGGCACATTGTCCGGTCCCAATCTGGAGCAGCTCAGCGCTTTGAATGAGGCCGTCAGCTGTGATATTATCGCCAGCGGCGGCATCCGGGATATCGATGATATCCGTCAGCTCAAGGCCATGAATCTTTACGGAACCATCTGCGGCAAGTCCCTGTATGAGGGGACGCTGGATTTGGGCAAAGCGGCAAAGGAGGCCAAAGCATGA
- the hisB gene encoding imidazoleglycerol-phosphate dehydratase HisB codes for MRTAQIKRTTKETDIALILQLDGGEIKIDTGIGFFDHMLNSFATHGGFGLQVTVKGDLHVDCHHTVEDTGIVLGKAMGEALGDKSGIARFGSSFVPMDEALAFAAVDVSGRPFLVFDAAFQEQQVGQFDTCMTEEFMRAFAFNAGITLHTRIEYGKNAHHQIEAMFKAVARAMREAVSPRDGILSTKGVLA; via the coding sequence ATGAGGACTGCCCAGATCAAACGGACCACAAAGGAAACCGATATTGCTTTAATCCTCCAGCTGGATGGAGGGGAGATTAAAATCGACACAGGCATCGGTTTTTTTGATCATATGCTAAACAGCTTTGCCACCCACGGCGGATTCGGGCTTCAGGTGACCGTCAAAGGGGATCTGCACGTCGACTGCCACCATACGGTGGAGGATACCGGTATTGTGCTGGGAAAAGCCATGGGGGAGGCTCTGGGAGACAAATCGGGGATCGCCCGGTTTGGAAGCAGCTTTGTCCCCATGGACGAAGCGCTTGCTTTTGCGGCGGTGGACGTCAGCGGACGTCCGTTTCTGGTGTTTGATGCCGCATTCCAAGAGCAGCAGGTGGGACAGTTCGACACCTGCATGACCGAGGAATTCATGCGGGCATTTGCATTCAATGCCGGCATCACCCTGCATACCCGCATTGAGTACGGAAAGAATGCCCATCATCAGATTGAAGCCATGTTCAAAGCGGTGGCCAGGGCCATGCGGGAGGCTGTCTCTCCGCGGGATGGAATTTTATCCACAAAAGGCGTATTGGCATAA